A window from Solanum stenotomum isolate F172 chromosome 7, ASM1918654v1, whole genome shotgun sequence encodes these proteins:
- the LOC125870239 gene encoding serine/threonine-protein kinase BSK7-like, translating to MGCESSKLASCCWTGESGPIHEAQNPDEEKNEVSDSPAFCEFTFEQLRIATSAFAVENIVSEHGEKAPNVVYKGKLENQRQVAVKRFNRSAWPDSRQFLEEARAVGLLRNNRLANLLGCCCEGDERLLVAEFMPKETLAKHLFHWDTQPMKWAMRLRVALYIAQALEYCTGKGRALYHDLNAYRILFGEDGDPRLSCFGLMKNSRDGKSYSTNLAFTPPEYLRTGRITPESVIFSFGTLLIDLLSGKHIPPSHALDLIKDRNLEMLTDSCLEGQFSTDDGTELVRIASRCLQYEPRERPNLKSLISALYPLQKEAEVPSHVLMGISSDGETMPLSPLGEACLKTDLTAIHEILEALGYKDDGGAATELSFQMWTDQMLETLNSKKKGDASFKNKDFSAAIECYTQFIDVGTMASPTVFVRRSLSYLMSDMPQEALNDTVQAQVISPVWHIASYLQAASLFTLGRENEAQIALREAAILEEEKNASS from the exons ATGGGCTGTGAAAGTTCTAAACTTGCCTCGTGTTGCTGGACTGGAGAGAGTGGCCCCATTCATGAGGCTCAGAATCCTG atgaggaaaaaaatgaagttagTGATTCACCTGCATTCTGCGAGTTTACATTTGAGCAGCTCAGGATTGCTACATCTGCATTTGCTGTAGAGAATATAGTTTCTGAACATGGTGAAAAAGCTCCAAATGTTGTTTATAAAGGAAAGCTAGAGAACCAGAGGCAGGTTGCTGTTAAACGCTTCAACAGATCTGCATGGCCTGATTCCCGGCAATTTTTA GAAGAAGCAAGGGCTGTTGGTCTACTCCGCAACAATAGGTTAGCAAATCTTCTTGGCTGTTGTTGTGAGGGTGATGAGAGGTTGCTAGTTGCAGAATTCATGCCCAAAGAGACGCTTGCAAAACATCTTTTTCATT GGGACACACAACCAATGAAGTGGGCAATGCGGTTAAGGGTGGCATTGTATATTGCACAGGCTCTTGAATATTGTACCGGCAAAGGACGTGCTCTTTATCATGATCTTAATGCTTATAGAATATTATTCGGAGAA GATGGTGATCCCCGACTCTCTTGCTTTGGTTTGATGAAGAACAGTCGAGATGGAAAAAGTTACAGCACAAACTTGGCATTTACTCCTCCTGAATATTTGAGGACAG GTAGAATCACCCCAGAGAGTGTGATATTTAGCTTTGGGACACTTTTGATTGACCTTCTCAGTGGAAAGCACATCCCTCCTAGCCAT GCACTGGATCTGATAAAAGACCGGAATCTTGAGATGCTAACTGATTCTTGCTTGGAAGGTCAATTTTCTACTGATGACGGAACTGAATTGGTACGGATTGCTTCGAGATGTCTCCAATATGAGCCTCGTGAGCGGCCGAATCTGAAGTCATTAATTTCTGCATTATATCCTCTTCAAAAAGAAGCTGAG GTTCCCTCTCATGTATTAATGGGTATATCATCTGATGGCGAAACTATGCCTCTATCTCCACTTGGTGAAGCTTGTTTGAAAACGGACTTGACTGCTATCCATGAAATCTTAGAAGCACTTGGATACAAAGATGATGGGGGAGCAGCTACTGAG CTTTCGTTTCAGATGTGGACAGATCAGATGCTGGAAACGTTGAACTCAAAGAAAAAGGGTGATGCTTCTTTCAAGAACAAAGATTTTAGTGCTGCCATTGAATGCTATACGCAG TTTATTGATGTTGGAACCATGGCCTCACCAACTGTGTTCGTTCGTCGTAGTCTGTCTTATCTCATGAGTGATATGCCACAAGAAGCTCTCAATGATACAGTACAAGCACAAGTGATATCTCCTGTTTGGCATATTGCATCATATCTGCAAGCTGCTTCTCTTTTCACATTGGGAAGGGAAAACGAGGCACAAATCGCACTTAGAGAGGCTGCCATACTCGAAGAAGAGAAAAACGCATCTTCTTGA
- the LOC125870237 gene encoding LOW QUALITY PROTEIN: pentatricopeptide repeat-containing protein At5g12100, mitochondrial (The sequence of the model RefSeq protein was modified relative to this genomic sequence to represent the inferred CDS: deleted 2 bases in 1 codon; substituted 1 base at 1 genomic stop codon) has protein sequence MLKLHRAFKFAGTGNHHFPCKFFRATPFLHQEELSSINNENPTNSSSQNLEEQLRQLRILLQQRRMENAKGILGTLIHTSSVSQLYSLFTPSPAKPLFSDLLFSLYLESKLINQAEELYSLIREDKKFPSLSAFNVFLESLNSLRKYKKTLEVFSDVMKWGIRVDKTSYGKAILSAVKLGDMGKALELLDCMRNGRVGMDKFVYNVVMGGLCKEKRVVEAQKLFDEMLERRVARSMVTYNILMDGYCKMGKVEEAFELREKMKNDNVEPNIVTFNTLLSGVCKSGKMAEANCIVEEMKGYGFVPDGFTFSILFDGLSRCDDVNSSLALYEEVVKTGVKLNEYTSSVLLNGLCKKGKTDKAAEILKKMLGNGLTPTDVLFNTILSGYCKEGNMEKAYLTIDEMEISGVKPSCVTFNTLITKFCELGMMEEANEWLRKMLEKSVSPNVQTYNILIDGYGRTREFVRCFEILEEMENNGLNPNVITYGSLINSLCKDGRLLEADVVLSDMISRGVKPNAQVYNMLIDGHCMRGRMTDAFRCLEKMLQSDAETTLVTYNTLLNGLCKKGKTKEAEELVVDIQLKGFIPDVITYNSLISGYSDAGDTEKCYEMYEKMKTSGIKPTINTIHPLIRVSKKGENGLVSIDKIVEEMSQMDLSPDRVVYNELIHCYALHGEVQKSLAMHREMVERGIPSDKRTYNSLIMVHLKEGKCQEAKNLVDQMKANSIIPNDETYNILVEGHCKLKEFSGAYIWYREMVDNGLIPAANICDEVLSGLREEGRLEETQYMFRNEFXRN, from the exons ATGCTTAAGCTCCATCGTGCTTTCAAATTTGCCGGCACCGGTAATCACCATTTTCCCTGCAAATTTTTCCGTGCAACTCCATTTCTACACCAAGAAGAACTCAGTTCAATCAACAATGAAAACCCCACAAATTCTTCATCCCAAAATCTTGAAGAACAGCTCCGGCAGCTCCGGATTCTACTTCAACAACGTCGTATGGAAAATGCAAAAGGAATTTTGGGTACCCTTATTCATACAAGTTCAGTTTCTCAACTTTATTCTCTCTTTACACCTTCCCCTGCAAAACCCCTTTTCTCAGATTTGCTGTTTTCACTGTATTTAGAGTCGAAACTCATTAACCAAGCTGAAGAGCTTTATTCATTGATAAGGGAAGATAAAAAGTTTCCATCTTTATCAGCTTTCAATGTGTTTCTTGAATCTTTGAATAGTTTAAGGAAGTATAAAAAGACCCTTGAAGTTTTTTCTGATGTAATGAAGTGGGGTATAAGGGTTGATAAGACTAGTTATGGAAAAGCTATACTGTCGGCGGTGAAGTTAGGGGATATGGGTAAGGCTTTGGAGCTTTTGGATTGTATGAGAAATGGTAGGGTGGGTATGGATAAGTTTGTGTATAATGTAGTCATGGGTGGGTTGTGTAAAGAGAAGAGAGTTGTGGAAGCACAGAAACtgtttgatgaaatgcttgaGAGAAGAGTGGCGCGGAGTATGGTGACGTATAATATTCTTATGGATGGTTATTGTAAGATGGGGAAGGTAGAGGAGGCTTTTGAGTTGagggaaaagatgaagaatgatAATGTGGAGCCTAATATTGTGACGTTTAATACGTTGCTTAGTGGAGTTTGTAAGTCGGGGAAGATGGCGGAAGCTAATTGTATAGTGGAGGAAATGAAGGGTTATGGATTTGTACCTGATGGGTTTACCTTTAGTATACTTTTCGATGGGCTTTCGCGATGTGATGATGTTAATTCCTCGTTAGCGTTGTATGAAGAAGTCGTTAAGACAGGGGTGAAGTTGAATGAGTATACGAGTAGTGTTTTATTGAATGGCTTGTGCAAGAAAGGGAAGACGGATAAGGCTGCAGAAATTTTGAAGAAGATGCTGGGAAATGGGCTTACTCCTACAGATGTGTTGTTTAATACCATTTTGAGTGGCTATTGCAAAGAGGGCAATATGGAGAAGGCTTATTTAACTATTGACGAAATGGAGATTTCTGGGGTGAAGCCGAGTTGTGTCACATTTAATACTCTGATCACGAAATTCTGTGAATTGGGTATGATGGAAGAGGCAAACGAGTGGTTAAGGAAAATGCTTGAGAAGTCAGTTTCCCCTAATGTGCAGACGTATAACATCTTAATTGACGGATATGGGCGCACGCGGGAATTCGTGAGGTGTTTTGAGATTCTCGAGGAGATGGAAAATAACGGATTGAATCCTAATGTAATTACCTATGGTTCTCTAATCAATTCTTTGTGCAAGGATGGTAGGCTTCTTGAAGCTGATGTAGTCCTAAGTGATATGATCAGTAGAGGGGTTAAACCAAATGCGCAGGTCTATAATATGCTTATAGATGGACATTGTATGAGAGGAAGGATGACTGATGCTTTTAGATGTTTGGAGAAGATGCTACAAAGTGATGCGGAAACAACACTCGTTACATACAATACTCTATTAAATGGACTTTGCAAAAAGGGTAAGACCAAAGAAGCTGAGGAGTTGGTCGTGGATATTCAACTCAAAGGTTTCATTCCAGATGTTATCACATATAATTCTTTAATCTCTGGGTATTCAGATGCAGGGGACACCGAAAAGTGTTATGAAATGTATGAGAAGATGAAAACCTCTGGCATAAAACCTACAATCAACACAATTCATCCTCTAATTAGAGTGTCCAAAAAGGGAGAGAATGGACTGGTGTCAATTGacaaaattgttgaagaaatgtcTCAGATGGATCTTTCTCCTGACCGAGTTGTATATAACGAGCTCATCCATTGCTATGCTCTACATGGAGAAGTTCAAAAGTCACTTGCTATGCACCGAGAGATGGTGGAACGAGGAATTCCTTCTGACAAAAGGACGTACAATAGCTTGATTATGGTGCATTTGAAAGAGGGAAAATGTCAAGAAGCCAAGAATCTTGTTGATCAGATGAAGGCTAACAGTATCATTCCGAATGAtgaaacttataatattttggtTGAAGGGCATTGCAAACTTAAAGAATTTTCCGGTGCATACATTTGGTACAGAGAGATGGTTGACAACGGTCTTATCCCAGCAGCTAATATTTGTGACGAGGTGTTATCTGGCCTTCGAGAGGAAGGAAGATTGGAAGAGACACAG TATATGTTCAGAAATGAGTTCTGAAGGAATTGA
- the LOC125870238 gene encoding xanthotoxin 5-hydroxylase CYP82C2-like, which produces MEDYIFSHFNAILLLIAFIFSSIFIWKILKPQNPLPPEISGGWPVIGHLLQFSGADDIPLCRKLATLADKYGPVFTFRLGLPCILVVSSYDAVKDCLSTNDKAFAARPASLAGEYIGYNNAMLFLANYGPYWRKIRKIVLQEVLSSSRLEKLKFVRVSEIQTSINELYSLISVAGENVDFPVKVNVTNWIEKLTLSLIVKMIAGKSYGRVEKGGNEEEAERFKKALKDFMFISMEFVLWDAFPIALFKWIDFQGHVKFMKRTFKDIDCVLQNWLDEHLKKKERVDVVDGNEQDFIDVMLSMMSNEDFADGHSKETTIKATALSMVLDASDTTAIHLNWVMATLLNRRDVMKKVQEELDTKVGRNRWVEESDIKNLVYFQAVVKETLRLYPPAPLLVPHESIEDCIVQGYHIPKGTRLWVNTMKLQRDPKIWSNPDTFDPERFLTSQAGCDVRGQQYEFIPFGSGRRSCPGITYATQVTHLAIAHLLQGFDFSTPSNEPLDMKEGLGMTMRKVNPIEVMITPRFPSVLYKF; this is translated from the exons ATGGaagattatattttttctcattttaatgCAATTTTACTACTTATAGCTTTTATTTTTTCCTCAATTTTCAtatggaaaattttaaaacctCAAAACCCCTTACCGCCGGAGATCTCCGGTGGCTGGCCGGTGATCGGTCATCTCCTCCAATTTTCGGGCGCCGACGACATCCCGTTATGTCGAAAACTAGCAACTTTAGCTGACAAATACGGTCCTGTTTTCACTTTCCGGCTAGGTCTACCATGTATACTAGTCGTCAGCAGTTACGACGCCGTTAAGGATTGCCTGAGCACCAACGATAAAGCCTTCGCCGCCCGGCCGGCGTCTTTAGCCGGTGAGTACATCGGGTATAACAACGCTATGCTTTTTCTAGCTAATTATGGTCCTTATTGGAGGAAAATTCGAAAAATTGTTCTTCAGGAAGTTCTCTCGAGTAGCAGgttagaaaaattgaaatttgttaGGGTTTCtgaaattcaaacaagtatcAATGAGctttactctttaatttcaGTCGCCGGAGAAAATGTTGATTTTCCGGTGAAAGTTAATGTTACTAATTGGATAGAAAAGTTAACTTTGAGCTTGATAGTGAAAATGATAGCTGGAAAAAGCTATGGAAGGGTTGAAAAAGGGGGAAATGAAGAAGAAGCTGAGAGGTTTAAGAAAGCTTTGAAGgattttatgtttatttcaatGGAGTTTGTGTTATGGGATGCATTTCCTATTGCTTTATTCAAATGGATTGATTTTCAAGGTCATGTTAAGTTTATGAAAAGGACTTTTAAAGATATTGATTGTGTTTTACAAAATTGGTTGGATGaacatttgaagaagaaagaaagagttgatgttgttgatggaAATGAACAAGATTTCATTGATGTTATGCTTTCTATGATGAGCAATGAAGATTTTGCAGATGGTCATAGTAAAGAAACCACCATTAAAGCTACTGCTCTG AGTATGGTGTTGGATGCTTCGGACACGACTGCTATTCACTTAAATTGGGTAATGGCTACATTGTTAAACCGTAGGGATGTCATGAAGAAAGTCCAAGAAGAGCTAGACACAAAAGTTGGCAGAAACAGATGGGTAGAAGAGAGTGATATCAAGAATTTGGTATACTTCCAAGCTGTCGTTAAAGAAACGCTGCGATTATATCCGCCAGCACCTTTGTTAGTACCTCATGAATCAATAGAGGACTGCATTGTACAAGGATACCACATTCCGAAAGGTACAAGATTGTGGGTCAATACTATGAAACTGCAGCGAGATCCTAAAATTTGGTCGAATCCTGATACATTTGATCCAGAGAGATTCTTGACTAGTCAAGCAGGATGTGATGTTCGTGGCCAACAATATGAGTTCATCCCGTTTGGCTCTGGAAGACGATCTTGTCCAGGGATCACTTATGCAACTCAAGTGACACACCTTGCAATAGCTCATTTGCTCCAAGGTTTTGATTTTAGTACACCATCGAACGAGCCGTTGGATATGAAAGAAGGGCTAGGCATGACAATGCGCAAAGTAAATCCTATAGAAGTGATGATTACTCCTCGCTTTCCTTCTGTGCTCTATAAGTTCTAA